A genomic region of Lachnoclostridium edouardi contains the following coding sequences:
- a CDS encoding ABC transporter permease, whose product MLEQIFSVSFLTAFLAAAVRMAVPLAYAGLGETISEKTGILNIGMEGVMLSGAFFSFAGTYFTGSIAIGLLWGILGGVAVSMIHAVLSIRLSQDQSVSGIAINIFVLGVTSFLYKLLSSGDSYKQIEPVSKLPIPVLSDIPFIGSALFNQDILTYFIYFLIIAVTFFYKKTNLGLSFAAVGENPRSADSAGIPVHKYQYIAMVCNGVLGGMGGAYLVLVQVGNFSENMTSGRGYIALAAVILGRYIPAGMLGAAFLFGAANALQIRLQAIGVPLPSQALSMLPYIITLIALLGSIGKNHAPEAVGKSYIRGAR is encoded by the coding sequence ATGCTGGAGCAAATATTTTCTGTAAGTTTTTTAACTGCGTTTTTAGCTGCCGCCGTCCGAATGGCAGTGCCTTTGGCTTATGCAGGCCTGGGGGAAACTATATCTGAAAAAACAGGAATTTTGAATATTGGTATGGAAGGCGTTATGCTTAGCGGAGCATTTTTCTCCTTTGCAGGAACCTATTTTACAGGAAGCATTGCCATAGGACTTTTATGGGGAATTCTAGGAGGAGTAGCTGTCAGCATGATTCATGCAGTGCTTTCCATCCGCCTTTCTCAGGATCAGTCTGTCAGCGGAATTGCCATTAACATTTTTGTTTTAGGAGTGACAAGCTTTTTATACAAACTTTTGTCCAGCGGAGATTCCTATAAACAGATTGAACCTGTTTCCAAGCTGCCTATTCCTGTGCTGTCAGATATTCCTTTCATTGGAAGTGCGTTATTTAACCAGGATATTCTTACTTATTTTATATATTTTCTGATTATTGCAGTGACATTTTTCTATAAGAAAACAAATCTGGGGCTGTCCTTTGCCGCAGTGGGAGAAAATCCCCGGTCTGCAGATTCCGCAGGTATTCCGGTACATAAGTATCAGTATATTGCAATGGTGTGCAACGGAGTGTTAGGAGGAATGGGCGGCGCTTACCTGGTATTAGTTCAGGTGGGAAATTTCTCTGAAAATATGACCTCAGGGCGAGGCTATATTGCACTTGCCGCAGTAATATTAGGCCGGTATATTCCTGCAGGAATGTTAGGCGCAGCATTTTTATTTGGAGCTGCCAATGCGCTTCAGATCAGGCTTCAGGCCATCGGCGTGCCTCTGCCTTCCCAGGCCCTAAGTATGCTGCCATACATTATTACTTTAATTGCCCTTTTAGGCTCTATTGGAAAAAACCACGCTCCGGAAGCAGTTGGAAAATCCTATATCAGGGGAGCGAGATAA